A stretch of the Methylacidiphilum caldifontis genome encodes the following:
- the thiL gene encoding thiamine-phosphate kinase, producing the protein MQHSHSFLSFSTESLLSELSEDQLLEILFKDMHKPGPGIVGIGDDCAVVRAEKDNLYYLFKVDATLENVHFEPSSPAELIGRKALARALSDIAAMGGDPLYVLVGIGINKNEKIGKIKKIYEGINALAQSFGLLIIGGETTLSEQLFLVISIWGKTEGYKPILRSGATDGDSLFVTGVLGGSFDCGHHLLFIPKIKEGKWLAQGQWATAMMDISDGLAKDLPRMARASAIGFEIDFDEVPVRKGYSIKNALTDGEDYELLFSVAKEKEEKLLENWPFEIPLKKIGFFSKKGKLDFPDEFRGFDHFQKS; encoded by the coding sequence GTGCAACATAGCCATTCTTTTCTTTCTTTTTCTACTGAGTCTCTCCTCAGTGAACTTAGTGAAGATCAGCTTCTAGAAATTCTCTTTAAGGATATGCACAAACCAGGCCCTGGAATTGTGGGGATAGGAGATGATTGTGCCGTGGTCAGGGCTGAGAAAGACAACCTTTATTATCTATTCAAAGTGGATGCCACTTTGGAAAATGTGCATTTCGAACCGAGTAGTCCTGCCGAGTTAATAGGTAGAAAAGCCTTAGCAAGGGCTCTTTCGGATATCGCAGCCATGGGTGGTGATCCTCTTTATGTCCTAGTTGGGATAGGCATAAATAAAAATGAGAAAATAGGAAAAATAAAAAAAATTTACGAGGGGATTAATGCTTTAGCCCAATCCTTTGGACTTCTTATAATTGGTGGCGAAACCACTCTTTCTGAACAACTCTTTTTAGTCATCAGTATCTGGGGGAAAACCGAAGGCTATAAGCCGATATTAAGATCGGGAGCAACCGATGGAGACAGTCTTTTTGTCACAGGAGTTCTCGGTGGAAGTTTTGACTGCGGTCATCACCTTCTATTCATACCCAAAATAAAAGAAGGCAAGTGGCTTGCACAGGGGCAGTGGGCAACGGCAATGATGGATATAAGCGATGGACTAGCCAAAGATTTGCCTAGAATGGCAAGGGCTTCAGCAATAGGATTCGAAATCGACTTTGATGAAGTTCCCGTCCGCAAAGGTTATTCCATCAAAAACGCTTTAACGGACGGGGAAGACTATGAACTGCTCTTTTCTGTTGCTAAAGAAAAAGAAGAAAAACTTTTAGAAAATTGGCCTTTTGAAATTCCCCTCAAGAAAATTGGCTTTTTCAGCAAAAAAGGAAAACTGGACTTTCCTGATGAATTCAGAGGTTTCGATCATTTCCAGAAGTCCTAA
- the sppA gene encoding signal peptide peptidase SppA — MNKKGGCFSVFLVLILSFSLLLNLMFLSILQSKKATGAPTSLEEEFVGGDFAIKDSKIALIHLRGLISQDEAGTFTQNSVEDIKVQLKAAREDKKVKGIIIAINSPGGEVNASDVIYHEIRLTRNVKPVVIYMESMAASGGYYSAVGGTYLMANDLTITGSIGVIMESFLVKDLMEKVGVKAFVFKSGKMKDLLNPTREMTPEEQTFVQGLIDETYNRFVSIVSKERHIDINKLKNNLADGRIFMGQDALKNGLIDGLGYFEDAFNKCKELSKVQSARLIRYTPPFRISNLFRVFSRGMTPKIELNYPGIRFPLSSGQLYYLYPQAFGLSS, encoded by the coding sequence ATGAATAAGAAAGGTGGCTGTTTCAGCGTTTTTTTAGTTTTGATCTTAAGCTTCAGTTTACTTTTAAACCTCATGTTCTTATCGATTTTGCAATCTAAAAAAGCAACGGGTGCTCCCACGAGCTTGGAAGAAGAATTTGTAGGAGGAGATTTTGCCATAAAAGATTCCAAAATTGCTCTTATACATCTCCGAGGTTTGATTAGCCAGGACGAAGCAGGGACTTTTACACAAAACAGTGTAGAAGACATAAAAGTTCAACTTAAAGCCGCTCGAGAAGACAAAAAAGTCAAAGGTATTATTATTGCTATTAATTCGCCTGGTGGAGAAGTGAACGCAAGCGACGTTATTTATCATGAAATTCGACTTACCCGTAACGTAAAGCCTGTTGTCATTTACATGGAATCGATGGCTGCTTCTGGAGGATACTATTCAGCTGTGGGAGGTACTTATCTCATGGCCAATGATTTAACCATTACGGGAAGCATCGGTGTAATCATGGAGTCGTTTCTTGTCAAGGACTTGATGGAAAAAGTAGGGGTCAAAGCCTTCGTATTTAAATCGGGTAAAATGAAAGATCTGCTTAATCCTACAAGAGAAATGACCCCTGAAGAACAAACTTTTGTTCAAGGGCTTATCGATGAAACTTACAACCGGTTCGTGTCGATCGTCTCCAAAGAAAGACATATCGACATCAACAAGCTTAAAAACAATCTTGCCGACGGAAGGATCTTCATGGGACAAGATGCTTTAAAAAATGGGTTAATTGATGGATTGGGCTACTTTGAAGATGCCTTTAACAAGTGCAAGGAACTTTCCAAAGTGCAATCGGCTCGTCTCATCCGTTATACCCCTCCATTTAGGATATCCAATTTGTTTCGAGTGTTCTCCAGAGGAATGACTCCAAAAATCGAGCTTAACTATCCGGGGATCCGGTTCCCCTTATCCTCTGGCCAACTTTACTACTTATATCCACAAGCTTTTGGACTAAGCTCCTGA
- a CDS encoding CPBP family intramembrane glutamic endopeptidase, with protein MDELTQRLVVHYKPLIVSFVFLTLLADLFMGLFLLRWKKEGFNPFGYFVVIPFSWWELLAVCLFLFSGILLGVSAGLSIFSILLIILLVRLHGYNLSEYFGASLFNPLKIAVLSFWICLSAYLPLQMLAGLSETIGKALHLPVPRQPAVDLFLHASKPIDIAIILSLILVAAPIGEELLFRGFLYQFLRYHFSRSKAIVISGLVFALLHIHWITFLPLFIFGMILATVYEFSGCLILSMAVHFWFNGFTACLLLLAKYG; from the coding sequence GTGGATGAACTAACACAACGACTTGTCGTTCATTACAAGCCTCTTATTGTCAGTTTCGTTTTTCTTACCCTTTTGGCTGATCTCTTCATGGGTCTTTTTCTTTTGCGTTGGAAAAAAGAAGGGTTTAATCCCTTTGGATATTTTGTTGTGATTCCTTTTAGCTGGTGGGAGTTGTTGGCTGTATGTCTTTTCCTTTTTTCTGGGATTCTCCTTGGAGTTAGCGCTGGATTAAGCATTTTTTCTATTCTTCTTATCATCCTTTTAGTGCGATTACATGGATACAATCTTTCAGAATATTTTGGAGCTTCACTTTTTAACCCCTTAAAAATCGCTGTCTTGAGCTTCTGGATATGTCTTTCAGCCTATCTTCCTTTGCAAATGCTAGCCGGATTGAGCGAGACCATCGGCAAGGCCTTGCATCTGCCTGTTCCCAGGCAACCCGCCGTTGATCTTTTCTTGCACGCTTCAAAACCGATCGATATCGCTATTATTTTATCTTTGATCCTTGTAGCTGCCCCTATTGGAGAAGAACTGCTTTTTAGAGGATTTTTGTATCAGTTTCTGAGGTATCATTTCAGCCGAAGCAAGGCAATAGTCATCAGCGGACTTGTATTTGCCCTGCTTCACATTCACTGGATAACTTTTCTTCCTCTTTTCATCTTTGGGATGATTTTAGCTACAGTCTATGAATTTAGCGGATGTCTGATTCTATCCATGGCTGTTCATTTCTGGTTTAATGGTTTTACGGCCTGTCTTCTGTTATTGGCAAAATATGGTTGA
- the tsaE gene encoding tRNA (adenosine(37)-N6)-threonylcarbamoyltransferase complex ATPase subunit type 1 TsaE gives MNSEVSIISRSPKETIEFGKSLVQDARGGEVFALIGELGAGKTQIVKGAAIALGIEAEVTSPTFNIVHCYEAKNKTLYHIDLYRIEKLEGSLRLYIEEILHSKEICFIEWPGSIEQLLPPWTQYWQISIISENERKIIRLR, from the coding sequence ATGAATTCAGAGGTTTCGATCATTTCCAGAAGTCCTAAAGAAACTATCGAATTTGGGAAAAGCCTTGTGCAAGATGCCAGGGGAGGAGAAGTTTTTGCTTTGATAGGAGAGTTGGGAGCAGGAAAAACTCAAATTGTCAAGGGGGCTGCGATCGCTTTAGGAATTGAAGCTGAAGTGACAAGCCCTACCTTTAATATTGTTCACTGCTATGAAGCTAAAAACAAAACACTTTATCATATCGATCTTTACAGAATCGAAAAATTGGAGGGGAGTTTGCGTCTCTATATAGAAGAAATCTTACATTCAAAAGAAATATGTTTTATCGAATGGCCTGGAAGCATTGAACAGCTTTTACCTCCCTGGACACAATATTGGCAAATAAGCATCATTTCGGAAAATGAGAGAAAAATTATACGCCTTCGCTGA